From one Lycium barbarum isolate Lr01 chromosome 6, ASM1917538v2, whole genome shotgun sequence genomic stretch:
- the LOC132645683 gene encoding uncharacterized protein LOC132645683 — MGEESSKPKSFYTKDTIISKELSEEAATLVDLVFTCVRLQRAKFPPQYDAKDSFSELTRGCLKVHSIHPGKVTCILSVKPAISNVYRSMHGGAVGAVAERVSIACARTVVAKDKELFLGELGMSYISAAPRNAEVIVDGSVIRSGRNLTVVAVEFRLKDSGKLVYTSNATFYHMPVASL, encoded by the exons ATGGGGGAAGAGAGTTCAAAACCCAAGAGTTTCTACACCAAAGACACAATCATCTCCAAGGAATTATCTGAGGAAGCAGCTACTTTGGTGGATCTTGTCTTTACCTGTGTGCGACTCCAAAGGGCCAAGTTTCCACCCCAATATGATGCTAAGGACTCCTTCTCTGAACTTACTCGCGGTTGCCTCAAGGTCCACAGTATCCACCCTGGCAAAGTCACCTGCATTCTATCTGTCAAACCTGCTATCTCG AATGTTTATCGTAGCATGCATGGAGGAGCAGTTGGAGCTGTCGCAGAGAGGGTGTCAATTGCCTGTGCCAGAACTGTTGTGGCAAAGGATAAGGAACTCTTTCTTGGAGAATTGGGAATGTCATATATCTCTGCTGCTCCAAGGAAT GCAGAGGTGATAGTAGATGGGTCTGTCATTCGGAGTGGAAGGAACCTAACTGTAGTTGCAGTTGAATTTCGTCTCAAGGACTCGGGGAAATTGGTTTACACCTCTAATGCGACATTCTATCATATGCCCGTCGCAAGTTTATGA
- the LOC132645684 gene encoding uncharacterized protein LOC132645684 isoform X2, with protein MGENSSAPTVLESKKTIISKDLSPDSISKLNGFLKSMGVFNLTFPSQYDTKDSFSELTRGFLKVQHIHRGKISCIVSVKPPIMNFYGSLHGGAIGAVAARVATGCARTIVGKDKELFLGELSISYLSGAPRNVERPDNSQYQGLAMFRDFIKIWKSSAMLLEQRLFCFWWLKTFV; from the exons ATGGGGGAAAATAGCTCAGCCCCAACTGTTCTAGAGAGCAAAAAGACCATCATCTCCAAAGATTTGTCTCCAGATTCTATTTCTAAGCTCAATGGATTCCTCAAAAGCATGGGGGTATTCAaccttacctttccttcacaGTATGACACTAAGGACTCTTTCTCTGAACTCACCCGTGGCTTCCTCAAAGTCCAACACATCCACCGTGGCAAGATTTCTTGTATTGTCTCTGTCAAACCTCCTATCATG AATTTCTATGGTTCACTGCATGGAGGAGCGATTGGAGCTGTAGCAGCAAGGGTGGCAACTGGCTGTGCCCGAACTATTGTGGGAAAGGATAAGGAGCTCTTTCTTGGAGAATTGAGCATATCTTATCTCTCTGGTGCTCCTCGAAAT GTGGAAAGACCAGATAACTCACAATATCAAGGGCTGGCAATGTTTCGCGATTTTATCAAAATCTGGAAGAGTTCAGCTATGTTGCTGGAGCAAAGATTATTCTGTTTCTGGTGGTTAAAAACATTTGTGTAA
- the LOC132645684 gene encoding uncharacterized protein LOC132645684 isoform X1: MGENSSAPTVLESKKTIISKDLSPDSISKLNGFLKSMGVFNLTFPSQYDTKDSFSELTRGFLKVQHIHRGKISCIVSVKPPIMNFYGSLHGGAIGAVAARVATGCARTIVGKDKELFLGELSISYLSGAPRNAEVIVNASVIRSGRNLTVVALDFRVKDSEKLSYIAHATFYHMPVASL, encoded by the exons ATGGGGGAAAATAGCTCAGCCCCAACTGTTCTAGAGAGCAAAAAGACCATCATCTCCAAAGATTTGTCTCCAGATTCTATTTCTAAGCTCAATGGATTCCTCAAAAGCATGGGGGTATTCAaccttacctttccttcacaGTATGACACTAAGGACTCTTTCTCTGAACTCACCCGTGGCTTCCTCAAAGTCCAACACATCCACCGTGGCAAGATTTCTTGTATTGTCTCTGTCAAACCTCCTATCATG AATTTCTATGGTTCACTGCATGGAGGAGCGATTGGAGCTGTAGCAGCAAGGGTGGCAACTGGCTGTGCCCGAACTATTGTGGGAAAGGATAAGGAGCTCTTTCTTGGAGAATTGAGCATATCTTATCTCTCTGGTGCTCCTCGAAAT GCAGAAGTAATAGTTAATGCATCCGTTATTAGGAGTGGAAGAAACCTGACTGTAGTTGCACTGGATTTTAGAGTAAAGGATTCTGAGAAACTGAGTTACATCGCTCATGCAACATTTTATCACATGCCTGTAGCAAGTTTATGA
- the LOC132645684 gene encoding uncharacterized protein LOC132645684 isoform X3: MGENSSAPTVLESKKTIISKDLSPDSISKLNGFLKSMGVFNLTFPSQYDTKDSFSELTRGFLKVQHIHRGKISCIVSVKPPIMNFYGSLHGGAIGAVAARVATGCARTIVGKDKELFLGELSISYLSGAPRNGY; the protein is encoded by the exons ATGGGGGAAAATAGCTCAGCCCCAACTGTTCTAGAGAGCAAAAAGACCATCATCTCCAAAGATTTGTCTCCAGATTCTATTTCTAAGCTCAATGGATTCCTCAAAAGCATGGGGGTATTCAaccttacctttccttcacaGTATGACACTAAGGACTCTTTCTCTGAACTCACCCGTGGCTTCCTCAAAGTCCAACACATCCACCGTGGCAAGATTTCTTGTATTGTCTCTGTCAAACCTCCTATCATG AATTTCTATGGTTCACTGCATGGAGGAGCGATTGGAGCTGTAGCAGCAAGGGTGGCAACTGGCTGTGCCCGAACTATTGTGGGAAAGGATAAGGAGCTCTTTCTTGGAGAATTGAGCATATCTTATCTCTCTGGTGCTCCTCGAAAT GGGTACTGA